The following are encoded together in the Drosophila takahashii strain IR98-3 E-12201 chromosome X, DtakHiC1v2, whole genome shotgun sequence genome:
- the spri gene encoding protein sprint isoform X6, producing the protein MSWFRRSSRAPSASRPHSPSPSGNPTDHRDMSKSLSWLDERSIERQEPEEFFHDPDHVRHYKEEAQFLSIMSEWEIIEHPPVSNYFSADFEEELLQQRTQLPRSSLEDIKDMDKDINEPETKAKKEKPKRKRKFLELLFVDNIQTGIALPQSDEPQPSSPTAVLCKKSRKSSSSASSIVATTSLTTNSSTTCPQQVLKDCRINRKQLKTEALAGSIMGAIGKCPAGQEEDEKEVASSETAADQDQCHPGELNTCDHYDIKQFFHLDEQGNILLSMAHIVECQALGLCLQSQSRRLYRRYRRGCECADEEEDVCRRNRGCCRILRKLLRLLCELLAGHPRNKMSIQGSGPGDSLRAYTLQLAQDPSSTFARNIENFICCTKESREAAPQVVMRNMRQFMSGMKNYLVKHGEGKFHAELETARSRLKSDEFLNLDAMLETVMHQLVVLPLREHLYGIFVDHYQRSEDIQLLAQNVRYACEREAADFGIRPTVTPPSQAALRLIANLLWRLQEAELPLDKLELFLCVISTVFDATGCPRGQQLGADDFLPVLVYVVAKCGFVGAEIEAEFMWGLLQPTLLNGEPGYYLTALCSAVQVLKTFMASEGESGSGSLDWRSSCLPACSSVLRVIIPDECNGSLQTRTLPVRPHTTTREVCRIIAHKARITNPQDYALFKLVDGEETLLTDAECPQDARLAAKGKHCMLAYKRIDAKIAWPTAQLAGH; encoded by the exons ATGAGTTGGTTCAGAAGATCGTCGCGTGCACCGTCCGCGAGCCGCCCGCATTCGCCATCGCCTTCGGGGAATCCCACGGATCATCGCGACATGTCCAAGTCGCTCAGCTGGCTGGACGAGCGGTCCATTGAGCGGCAGGAGCCGGAGGAGTTCTTCCACGATCCCGACCATGTGCGCCACTACAAGGAGGAGGCCCAGTTCCTGAGCATCATGTCCGAATGGGAGATCATCGAGCATCCGCCGGTGTCGAATTACTTTTCGGCCGATTTCGAGGAGGAGTTGCTGCAGCAAAGGACACAGTTGCCTCGGAGTTCACTGGAGGATATCAAGGATATGGATAAGGATATCAATGAACCCGAGActaaagcaaaaaaagaaaagcccaagAGGAAGCGTAAATTCCTGGAGCTGCTATTCGTGGACAACATACAGACTGGCATTGCCCTGCCACAAAGTGATGAACCTCAACCCTCTTCCCCCACCGCAGTGCTGTGCAAGAAGTCGCGGAAGTCATCCAGCTCAGCCAGCAGTATTGTGGCCACCACATCATTGACCACCAACTCATCGACAACCTGTCCGCAACAGGTTTTAAAAGACTGCCGCATCAATCGGAAGCAACTGAAGACTGAGGCTCTGGCCGGCTCCATAATGGGCGCCATTGGCAAGTGCCCAGCTGGCCAGGAGGAGGATGAAAAGGAGGTGGCCAGCAGCGAGACGGCAGCGGATCAGGACCAATGCCATCCTGGTGAGCTGAACACCTGTGATCACTACGACATCAAACAGTTCTTTCACCTGGACGAACAGGGCAACATCCTGCTGAGCATGGCGCACATTGTCGAGTGCCAGGCGCTGGGATTGTGCCTCCAGTCGCAGAGTCGTCGTCTCTATCGACGCTATCGACGTGGCTGTGAGTGtgccgacgaggaggaggatgtgTGTCGCCGGAATCGCGGCTGTTGTCGCATTCTGCGTAAATTGCTCCGGCTGCTGTGTGAATTATTAGCTG GTCACCCCCGCAACAAGATGAGCATCCAGGGCAGCGGCCCCGGCGACTCTTTGCGCGCCTACACCCTCCAGTTGGCCCAGGATCCCAGCTCCACGTTCGCCCGCAACATCGAGAACTTCATCTGCTGCACCAAGGAGTCGCGCGAGGCGGCGCCCCAGGTGGTGATGCGCAATATGCGTCAGTTTATGAGCGGCATGAAGAACTATCTGGTGAAGCATGGCGAGGGCAAGTTCCACGCCGAACTGGAGACTGCGAGGTCGCGTTTGAAGTCCGATGAGTTTCTCAATCTGGATGCCATGCTGGAGACTGTGATGCATCAGCTGGTGGTGCTGCCGCTGCGGGAGCATCTGTACGGGATATTCGTGGATCACTATCAGCGCAGCGAGGACATCCAGCTGCTGGCCCAGAATGTACGCTATGCCTGCGAACGGGAGGCCGCCGACTTTGGCATCCGGCCAACGGTTACGCCGCCCTCGCAAGCGGCACTGCGGCTGATCGCCAACCTGCTGTGGCGCCTCCAGGAGGCCGAGCTGCCGCTGGACAAGCTTGAGCTCTTCCTCTGCGTCATCTCGACCGTGTTCGATGCCACCGGCTGTCCGCGTGGCCAGCAGCTGGGCGCCGATGACTTCCTGCCCGTCCTCGTCTATGTGGTGGCCAAATGCGGTTTTGTGGGCGCCGAGATCGAAGCGGAGTTCATGTGGGGCCTCCTCCAGCCGACGCTGCTCAACGGGGAGCCGGGCTACTACCTAACCGCCCTCTGCAGCGCCGTCCAGGTGCTCAAGACCTTCATGGCCTCCGAGGGGGAGAGCGGCAGCGGATCCCTGGAC TGGCGCTCCAGCTGCCTGCCCGCCTGCTCCAGTGTGCTGCGCGTGATCATTCCCGACGAGTGCAATGGATCGCTGCAGACCCGCACTTTGCCGGTGCGACCCCACACGACCACCCGCGAGGTGTGCCGCATCATTGCCCACAAGGCGCGCATCACGAATCCGCAGGACTACGCCCTCTTCAAGCTGGTCGACGGCGAGGAGACGCTGCTGACGGACGCCGAGTGTCCGCAGGATGCCCGACTGGCGGCCAAGGGCAAGCACTGCATGCTGGCCTACAAGAGGATCGATGCGAAGATAGCCTGGCCGACTGCCCAGCTGGCGGGACACTGA